The sequence CAGGTCCTCTGTACAAACTCCACAGTTTGGAGAGAAAAAGGCGGCGTGTCCTTTACCAAACCTGGTAAATGTGAATACTTAGCAGACAGGAATAAGGATTGATCCTGATCCTAATTCCACACCGAGTATCTTACAGTCCCCtaaacacgcacacactcacaaaacacaaaaaaaactaaacaaaaacgcAATTCAGTTTGCAAACATACAAAACGAAAGTCttcaataataaaatcaaatattttgccttgagaaattccatttaaaaagtccATAAGCTCAAAATACCCCCTTCCCCGAAAAAAACaacgaaaacaaaacaattaaaaatgtaactcgTAGACCAGGACTGCAATTCGGCCGGTCTGACAAccctcccagaaaaaaaaaaccctttgtgATTCCGCTCTTTACACAGTAATTTCAATCCCTCCAACAAGGAAGAAAAAGTAGTCCATTGGTTGTGTAAACCTATTAGTTCATTTAGTCGTCttctcaaattttattttttttgtgtagaaAACACACCTCTCTTTTCAAAAAGAACGTCTCTTAATGCTACAATCCCTCGACAAACTTCTCTAACGTGTCTCCCGTGGTGTCCCCAACCATACTCAAGTCGTTGGTCAGCCCTCCACGGTTTGGCGTGTTCAGCTGCGGAAGCATTGCATTCTGTTCGGGTGTGCACAGGTGAGCCTGGTCCATGGGGCCGGACATGGGTCCCGCCAGGCTGGGGTGGGACACGCCAGAGTGCAGGGCGGCGTGCTGAGGCGACGGCAGGGGCTGCATGCGCGGGGACGGGCTGGAATGTGGCGGCTGTTGGGACGGGGGACGGGGCGATTGCACAGGTGCAGGCGACCTCACTTGGTTGCCCAGCACGTTGGCCATGGCCTGTCCGGACAGGTGAGCTCCCTGCGGCTGTCCTGCAAGCATGTGGGGCTGGGGACTCATGGAAGCAGCCTGTGCCGGTGATCCCATTTGCTGCTTCAgcatctgctgctgctgctgttgttgctgctgctgctgcatcatGCGCTGTTGCAGCATGTTTTGCTGGGCGTCCATGCTCATCCCAGTCTGGCCCATCTGAGCCATGGGCGGCATCTGACCCATTGGCCCAGTGCCTCCTTGCATGGACATCTGCTGCTGCATGCGGATTTGCGAGTAACTGGCCGGGCCTTGAGGTTGCGGGAATCTTCCTTGTCCTGGAGGCATTGCTCCctgttgttgctgttgctgctgcatgCGCATTAGTTGCCTGCGGAACAGCTGCTGGTTTCCATTGTGCGCAGCGTTCATCATTTGTCCCTGGGATCCTAGGGCGCCCATGGCTTGGGTGGCGGCTGGCTGAGGCTGCTGAGGTGGCATGACGGGTCTCTGAACGGGGCCTGTTTGCATCGCAGCCATGTTCTGCATCCCTGGCTGACCTGCGAGCATGGCCTGCGGGTTCTGCTGCTGCGGTTGGCTGGCTTGGTATTTCGCCGTCCGCTGTTTGATAAACGCGGCCATGAGATGCGGGTTCGACTTGAGGATATTGAGGACCTGCTGTTGCTGCTGAGGGGaacttggtgattttaatgtgCGCAGCAGATCCTGCAGTGCTCCTGGAGCAATGCTGCTGGTCAACCCTCTTTGCTGCATGCCTTGTTGCTGCGGGGCTTGTGGTTGCGCTTGTTGGGGCGGCATGACGGACTGCATCTGTCGtggctgctgctgttgctgcatCATGGCGCGCTGCATCATTTGCGCCTGTTGCGGTGTCTGCGCTACCTGAGACTGCTGCGGGGCCATGGCCATCTGCTGCGGTGGCACTTGCTGTGGCGGAGGCGCCTGCGGATTCTGCATGGACCCTTGCATCCCAGCTGGCCACTGGCCAGGCTGCATGTTCTGAACCATCTGAGGACCACGAGGTGCCATCATTTGCATGGGTGTCATCATACGAGGTTGGTTCATCGGCATGCCATTCACGTTCATATTCATCCTGTAgtcttgctgctgctgctgttgttgttgctgctgctgaacTTTGGTCATCATCTCTATTTGTTTCGCAACCTTCAAAGCCTGCTGTTGCTGCGGAGAGGGCTGGGGCTGTTGTTGAGGCGGCATGGGCAGGGGTGACTGCTGCTGGGGCAGAGGTGAGGACTGCGGGCCTGGCTTACCCTGCGGTCCTGGTGTAGGTGGTTGGTTGGGGAAGGTCTGCACCATTCCAGCCACATTCGGATGGGTCTGCTGGGGCTGGTTGGCTAATGGCTGCGAGGTCTGAGGCGTGTTAGGCTGCTGTAGCTGCTGAGAGTTGGGCGTCCCTGGACCTCCTGAGGTAGTTGGGGAGGGCAGACTGGAAGGCATTCCTCTGCCCTGCATGAGTGCCATTCGCCGGCGCATCATCTGTGCCTGCTGCAGCCGCTGCTGAATCTGCTGCTGCCGCAACTTGTGCTTGATATTGAGACAGAAGGGCACGGGGCACTTGTTCTCCTGGCAGTGCTTGGCATGGTAGCAGCACAACGCGATGAGTTGCTTGCAAACGGGGCAGCCTCCGTTGGTCTTGCGCTTGCAGCCCTTGGTATGCTGCACTACACGCTTCATCTTCTGACAAGATGGCAGAGAACAGTTGGCATTGCGGCACTGGCAGGCATGCACCAGCGACTGGATGCAGCGTTGGATGCTGAGGCGTCGACTCTCCTGTGGGCTCTTGTTGGCTTCACCGCCCTGGTTGTTGCTGTCGTCGTCCAGGCCCAAACCCCACTTCACCATTTGGTGCTCATGGCCCTTGGAGTTGTAGCAGTTAATGCATAGATCAAAGTCCTGAAAGAAATCAGAAAAATAATTGATATAATCTTCTGGACATTCCTAGCACAGAATGTTAATTCACTGTTGTATGACTGGAGATTGGTGTTACATTCTCTGTTGGAGAAACAGTTGTCAAGCAAGGTTCGCTCCTTGAGAGGTTTGAACCTGCAACATTGTAGTTTAAACCTTATTTATATCTTAATAAATTTGTGATAAAATAGTAGTGTCGGTTTTTACAAAACATCTGTTGGATTGCAAACAATGGCAACAGACTTAACAGCTCTGTCAAAGCCACAAAGAGAAGACTGACCTCGCAAACGGTGCAATGCCAGCGTGTCTCTACGTGGTGCTTGCATACGTTGCAAGTGTACACAAATCGGTCATGGCCCTGATTGTGTAGCTCCACCAGCATGCACATAGAGCTCCATTTGCAGCGGCGTAGGGAACTGAACTCCCAGTGCTTGTCCCTGGCCAGTGTCAGGAAGGCATCACGGCCGTCCATCAGATCGCAGGTCAGCAGCGGGTCAGGATCCATGATCGGAGGCAGGGTGTTGATCATTGGACCAGCATGCAGGTGGATCACGAAGAAGACCTGGATTTTAGGAAGCAAAAGGGGTTCTGGTAAGTACTTGGCACACCAAGCGAAATAAATGGTATTCAAGTAAGCAAAATTGTCAGGTCCAACCTCTTTGTGCTTCTCCATTGTTGCATACAGCTTCTGGGATAGGTCATTAGCTACATTCGGCATCCCAGGCTTCTTTTTGTTTGCGCGGCTCATGCTGCTCTTATTTTTATTGGTCTTTTTATTGTTCTTCTTTTTGGCATTCTTGCTGTCAACTTGGGTTCCCTGTGGaagaaaacactattttaaaaaatggctaCAGACTACACTAAACACTCATTCACACCGTTTGACTCTCTGACTAACCTCTGTTGTCTCAACGGTGGCTGTATTCTCCTCCTTCTTCCTTTCCTCCTCCTCTTGCTCCAGCTCCTTGATGCTTTCCTCTAGAACATTAGGCCAGAAATCACCCTCGAAATAGGGCAGCTCGTTGGCACTTGTAAGCCGGTCCTCTGTGGCCTGCTTAAATATGTCCTGCATAGCACAAGTGAGTCATATTTGTGTAAGTGTGACATTAACCTGTTGTGAAAGAAAACTAACAGACCGCGTatcaataaaaactaattcagtaTTGGCATACTTTATAGTCATGGAGTATTCTTTCTGCAAAGGCTTTGTCCAGCATTTTGCGGTACCACTCCTGCAGTCTTTTAGGCTTGGGAATCTTCTGATCAGAGGGGTGACAGTGGAAGATGTAGTCGTCTCCTTCACTAGGTGGGCAGGCCCAAATATGGCCAGTCACATACCTGTAGGTGGGAAAATCAAACCCATTAGTGTATAACCCTACCAATTAGATCACAAAAGCATTTAATggtgaagtgaaaaataaaaacttttaaacaagTTTCCCGGTTTATTTTTTGTTGGACCAACAGCTTATGAATGGTTTATTTATTGTGTACTCGTCATTTTAAGCTGAGATTTGAGAAAGCAAGTATTTTAACACTAAAAACAATTACACACATAATCTTTAAGAAACGATTTTAAACTTCAAGGTGGTACATACCCAAGTTTCTTAACATACTCCAAATAACCGATGAGGATTTCATGGTACACTGCGGTTCTTAGCATCCGAGGCTTGAAGAAGTGAATACTGTCAAGATATGATATGTATACCCGTCTGGAAAGAGAAGTCAAATAAGACAACCAGTCAGTTAAGTCTGTTCAAGACAATATCCCTttttctagggatgcaccgataccactTTTCCAGTTCTCACCCGAAACGATACTTTTATTTCTGGTACTTGCCGATACAGAGTGctgatacagttttttttatagcattgtaattttttttttatattgggtacagaaaccaaaagGGTATGTATAATGTTAGCTGGTTGACTTTATTAAATAGATAGTTAAACCAAAAtcttcagacaccttcaacattttacattatcacagtttattctctatagtttaggatatggtaataaaatatgacaagaactcatagttaaactgtgtcagaacaaattcatcttgataaaaTTAGATAGCTGATAGAAAGGAATgcaatggattacaatcaacaaTCAACTAATCAATACATAGTCGGGCAACCCTTAGACTTAATGACAGTCCACGGTTTAAAGAATTTTGGGGTATAATTTCTCAGTTTATTTCGCAATCCTCACTTACATTAATTAACTGTAGTGTCCTgtacccactagtaaaaaaatatatatacataatactttTTCCACATTGATCAGTATTTGCATGATACCTGGTGTTAGGAAAGGGACACTCAGATCCGTATTCCTGAACGTGCATGCCGAAAAAACACACATCGACTCCATCAATCTCCTCAAATGCAAAAAGTGCTTTGGTTCTGTAGGGAAAGCTTTCTGACATCTCTCCTGAGTCAACAAACCTGCAGAGAAATGATGTGATGCAACATCAGCTCCTGTCAATTCAGGTACATGCCAGACtttgtcaacatgaaatcaaaactgaaccGGTTTActtctgaatacattaaattacCTGGATTTCATCCCAGGTTTGATCTCCACGGTCTTATCAGAGCTGGCCACCACCCGCACAAACACCTCTCCGGCCTCAGGGTGATTCTGCCTCTTCAAGTACTTGTTCACTCGGTCCTCTATGTATGAACCCAGTCTTGTGCTCTGCAACCCTGATCAGAAAAACACAGAGGGTTACTAACTTCCCTCTGCAATAGACAGAGACAATCAAGATGTGTCAAAAGCACTCACTTTTAGCAGAAAACTTGTTTTCCTTTCTCGTTTTCCCTGACTTCTTCAGGCAGTTGTCACAGATGAAACTGTTAAAGGAAGAAGAGACAAAGCAGTTGTAGGATCATGTCATGTCCTGCTAAATATCAGGAGAATAGCGGGACAAGATGCCTACCCTGATGGCCAGATGACGTCATAATGCAGTACACAGATTTGATGCATCTTCCGACCACAGTCTTTACATTCGACAAAGCTGTTAGACAAAAGGTGTTAAAAACCCAACTTCGACAAACATGttaactttcatatatatatatatatatgcattattataCATACTATAAAGACATCATTCTGTATATAATCTAAACCTCATtggagaaaaataattaaatgcattaaaatggtcTTACGGCTCAGGGTCCAACAtgtcatttttcttcttttcaaacTGCTCCTTTGATATCATACTGCAGAGAGATATATAAGATCAATTCTACACCGCACCTTCATACGTGCACAACTGAAAGATAAACTGTGTAATTTAACAGAAGTAAAACCTCAAAGCCTTCTGGGCGGCAGATACGTACGTCTGCGGCTGGGCTGGGTCGTCTCCCAGGGTGACACTGTCGCCCTGAATCTCGTTGAAGCACTTCTCACAGAAGTGATACCTGTCGGCAACAAGgccatatttgggtgaactgggGCCAGCACACAAGAGCACAGGCAAACCGGCACACGGAGAGCAGCACAAGAGCGCAGAACACAGGGTCGGGCAGAGATCGACACACAGCAAACAGGCCAAGGCAGAGCACAGGTTAGCATTCAAACTCACAAA comes from Carassius auratus strain Wakin chromosome 3, ASM336829v1, whole genome shotgun sequence and encodes:
- the LOC113048313 gene encoding CREB-binding protein-like isoform X2, whose protein sequence is MTLFALFLDFVSLFDLENDLPDELIPNGDLGLMSMPSNGDGGVGSRMGGTVPDAAAKHRQLSQLLQAGSGSGLAGNHSPQSGMGGQLGALGKSPMGQGSPGHQTQPPKQVGNPSGNNSPGMGLNAGFNPAMMNNNNQAHGLMGQNMAPQGQMMNGVMGPTGRGRAAPGMQYQGQTMQGAPGGGQGVNVSGSVLAETLTQGAPQMGTHNAINPQQAGNMNKMGLATANGPFGQQYSQGSVPQMSSAGLNAQIQNKAALPNNLQPTLKGASSVPNLLQQQVPSVGMVPGQGVSTGPTADPEKRKLIQQQLVLLLHAHKCQRRELANGDVRACALPHCRTMKNVLNHMTHCQAGKSCQVAHCASSRQIISHWKNCTRHDCPVCLPLKNASDKRNQQPMLSSPNTGMQAPLGPVGTSQPAAPAMSSGTHIDPSSMQRAYAALGLPYGNQPAPQTQVPGQQPTQTQQQQMRSMSALGTNQMNIGGNGMTDQTNLHTDSSLPSSLSNQMMSDGSNMGMTGNLPTAAPLSMPGMKKPWHEHVTQDLRNHLVHKLVQAIFPTPDPAALKDRRMENLVAYARKVEGDMYESANSRDEYYHFLAEKIYKIQKELEEKRKSRLSKPQMGPQGPQQPGLPQPNAMGPGQAIRPPNGPVPMSNVPNQLMARMQVPQGMGQFNPVTMQNVQMSQSPVGAPRAASPMTHPPQMGMGAVPQRGMSPSRMQQTPAMMGGHPNNMVGQPPNQNQFMNQTPFPTSAGGMNVNVNPAQQSGQTVPQQPNANLTLNSVGPLGSQSALCSTPPPPSASTPAAAANLQPLQTQPSTPASAGGHVTPTHIPSGLPRPPSVLGSSPAPSQPLTPLQSQPEPSLQMQQPTSVQAQQPSTPLSQMSASVDNRVPTPASVKEAHSQHALPPDYPAAELKTEHQDDEQDYESGKKQPDLKMEDEDVKPPEVKEQPESVETKQEQMETEEKKPEIKTEPKEEELSSTNSTTPSSQSAQSRRKIFKPEELRQALMPTLEALYRQDPESLPFRQPVDPTLLGIPDYFDIVKNPIDLSTIKRKLDTGQYQEPWQYVDDIWLMFNNAWLYNRKTSRVYKYCSKLSEVFEQEIDPVMQSLGYCCGRKYEFSPQTLCCYGKQLCTISRDGTYYSYQNSSPKYGLVADRYHFCEKCFNEIQGDSVTLGDDPAQPQTYVSAAQKALSMISKEQFEKKKNDMLDPEPFVECKDCGRKMHQICVLHYDVIWPSGFICDNCLKKSGKTRKENKFSAKRLQSTRLGSYIEDRVNKYLKRQNHPEAGEVFVRVVASSDKTVEIKPGMKSRFVDSGEMSESFPYRTKALFAFEEIDGVDVCFFGMHVQEYGSECPFPNTRRVYISYLDSIHFFKPRMLRTAVYHEILIGYLEYVKKLGYVTGHIWACPPSEGDDYIFHCHPSDQKIPKPKRLQEWYRKMLDKAFAERILHDYKDIFKQATEDRLTSANELPYFEGDFWPNVLEESIKELEQEEEERKKEENTATVETTEGTQVDSKNAKKKNNKKTNKNKSSMSRANKKKPGMPNVANDLSQKLYATMEKHKEVFFVIHLHAGPMINTLPPIMDPDPLLTCDLMDGRDAFLTLARDKHWEFSSLRRCKWSSMCMLVELHNQGHDRFVYTCNVCKHHVETRWHCTVCEDFDLCINCYNSKGHEHQMVKWGLGLDDDSNNQGGEANKSPQESRRLSIQRCIQSLVHACQCRNANCSLPSCQKMKRVVQHTKGCKRKTNGGCPVCKQLIALCCYHAKHCQENKCPVPFCLNIKHKLRQQQIQQRLQQAQMMRRRMALMQGRGMPSSLPSPTTSGGPGTPNSQQLQQPNTPQTSQPLANQPQQTHPNVAGMVQTFPNQPPTPGPQGKPGPQSSPLPQQQSPLPMPPQQQPQPSPQQQQALKVAKQIEMMTKVQQQQQQQQQQQDYRMNMNVNGMPMNQPRMMTPMQMMAPRGPQMVQNMQPGQWPAGMQGSMQNPQAPPPQQVPPQQMAMAPQQSQVAQTPQQAQMMQRAMMQQQQQPRQMQSVMPPQQAQPQAPQQQGMQQRGLTSSIAPGALQDLLRTLKSPSSPQQQQQVLNILKSNPHLMAAFIKQRTAKYQASQPQQQNPQAMLAGQPGMQNMAAMQTGPVQRPVMPPQQPQPAATQAMGALGSQGQMMNAAHNGNQQLFRRQLMRMQQQQQQQGAMPPGQGRFPQPQGPASYSQIRMQQQMSMQGGTGPMGQMPPMAQMGQTGMSMDAQQNMLQQRMMQQQQQQQQQQQMLKQQMGSPAQAASMSPQPHMLAGQPQGAHLSGQAMANVLGNQVRSPAPVQSPRPPSQQPPHSSPSPRMQPLPSPQHAALHSGVSHPSLAGPMSGPMDQAHLCTPEQNAMLPQLNTPNRGGLTNDLSMVGDTTGDTLEKFVEGL
- the LOC113048313 gene encoding CREB-binding protein-like isoform X3; its protein translation is MTLFALFLDFVSLFDLENDLPDELIPNGDLGLMSMPSNGDGGVGSRMGGTVPDAAAKHRQLSQLLQAGSGSGLAGNHSPQSGMGGQLGALGKSPMGQGSPGHQTQPPKQVGNPSGNNSPGMGLNAGFNPAMMNNNNQAHGLMGQNMAPQGQMMNGVMGPTGRGRAAPGMQYQGQTMQGAPGGGQGVNVSGSVLAETLTQGAPQMGTHNAINPQQAGNMNKMGLATANGPFGQQYSQGSVPQMSSAGLNAQIQNKAALPNNLQPTLKGASSVPNLLQQQVPSVGMVPGQGVSTGPTADPEKRKLIQQQLVLLLHAHKCQRRELANGDVRACALPHCRTMKNVLNHMTHCQAGKSCQVAHCASSRQIISHWKNCTRHDCPVCLPLKNASDKRNQQPMLSSPNTGMQAPLGPVGTSQPAAPAMSSGTHIDPSSMQRAYAALGLPYGNQPAPQTQVPGQQPTQTQQQQMRSMSALGTNQMNIGGNGMTDQTNLHTDSSLPSSLSNQMMSDGSNMGMTGNLPTAAPLSMPGMKKPWHEHVTQDLRNHLVHKLVQAIFPTPDPAALKDRRMENLVAYARKVEGDMYESANSRDEYYHFLAEKIYKIQKELEEKRKSRLSKPQMGPQGPQQPGLPQPNAMGPGQAIRPPNGPVPMSNVPNQLMARMQVPQGMGQFNPVTMQNVQMSQSPVGAPRAASPMTHPPQMGMGAVPQRGMSPSRMQQTPAMMGGHPNNMVGQPPNQNQFMNQTPFPTSAGGMNVNVNPAQQSGQTVPQQQPNANLTLNSVGPLGSQSALCSTPPPPSASTPAAAANLQPLQTQPSTPASAGGHVTPTHIPSGLPRPPSVLGSSPAPSQPLTPLQSQPEPSLQMQQPTSVQAQQPSTPLSQMSASVDNRVPTPASVKEAHSQHALPPDYPAAELKTEHQDDEQDYESGKKQPDLKMEDEDVKPPEVKEQPESVETKQEQMETEEKKPEIKTEPKEEELSSTNSTTPSSQSAQSRRKIFKPEELRQALMPTLEALYRQDPESLPFRQPVDPTLLGIPDYFDIVKNPIDLSTIKRKLDTGQYQEPWQYVDDIWLMFNNAWLYNRKTSRVYKYCSKLSEVFEQEIDPVMQSLGYCCGRKYEFSPQTLCCYGKQLCTISRDGTYYSYQNRYHFCEKCFNEIQGDSVTLGDDPAQPQTYVSAAQKALSMISKEQFEKKKNDMLDPEPFVECKDCGRKMHQICVLHYDVIWPSGFICDNCLKKSGKTRKENKFSAKRLQSTRLGSYIEDRVNKYLKRQNHPEAGEVFVRVVASSDKTVEIKPGMKSRFVDSGEMSESFPYRTKALFAFEEIDGVDVCFFGMHVQEYGSECPFPNTRRVYISYLDSIHFFKPRMLRTAVYHEILIGYLEYVKKLGYVTGHIWACPPSEGDDYIFHCHPSDQKIPKPKRLQEWYRKMLDKAFAERILHDYKDIFKQATEDRLTSANELPYFEGDFWPNVLEESIKELEQEEEERKKEENTATVETTEGTQVDSKNAKKKNNKKTNKNKSSMSRANKKKPGMPNVANDLSQKLYATMEKHKEVFFVIHLHAGPMINTLPPIMDPDPLLTCDLMDGRDAFLTLARDKHWEFSSLRRCKWSSMCMLVELHNQGHDRFVYTCNVCKHHVETRWHCTVCEDFDLCINCYNSKGHEHQMVKWGLGLDDDSNNQGGEANKSPQESRRLSIQRCIQSLVHACQCRNANCSLPSCQKMKRVVQHTKGCKRKTNGGCPVCKQLIALCCYHAKHCQENKCPVPFCLNIKHKLRQQQIQQRLQQAQMMRRRMALMQGRGMPSSLPSPTTSGGPGTPNSQQLQQPNTPQTSQPLANQPQQTHPNVAGMVQTFPNQPPTPGPQGKPGPQSSPLPQQQSPLPMPPQQQPQPSPQQQQALKVAKQIEMMTKVQQQQQQQQQQQDYRMNMNVNGMPMNQPRMMTPMQMMAPRGPQMVQNMQPGQWPAGMQGSMQNPQAPPPQQVPPQQMAMAPQQSQVAQTPQQAQMMQRAMMQQQQQPRQMQSVMPPQQAQPQAPQQQGMQQRGLTSSIAPGALQDLLRTLKSPSSPQQQQQVLNILKSNPHLMAAFIKQRTAKYQASQPQQQNPQAMLAGQPGMQNMAAMQTGPVQRPVMPPQQPQPAATQAMGALGSQGQMMNAAHNGNQQLFRRQLMRMQQQQQQQGAMPPGQGRFPQPQGPASYSQIRMQQQMSMQGGTGPMGQMPPMAQMGQTGMSMDAQQNMLQQRMMQQQQQQQQQQQMLKQQMGSPAQAASMSPQPHMLAGQPQGAHLSGQAMANVLGNQVRSPAPVQSPRPPSQQPPHSSPSPRMQPLPSPQHAALHSGVSHPSLAGPMSGPMDQAHLCTPEQNAMLPQLNTPNRGGLTNDLSMVGDTTGDTLEKFVEGL
- the LOC113048313 gene encoding CREB-binding protein-like isoform X1, producing the protein MTLFALFLDFVSLFDLENDLPDELIPNGDLGLMSMPSNGDGGVGSRMGGTVPDAAAKHRQLSQLLQAGSGSGLAGNHSPQSGMGGQLGALGKSPMGQGSPGHQTQPPKQVGNPSGNNSPGMGLNAGFNPAMMNNNNQAHGLMGQNMAPQGQMMNGVMGPTGRGRAAPGMQYQGQTMQGAPGGGQGVNVSGSVLAETLTQGAPQMGTHNAINPQQAGNMNKMGLATANGPFGQQYSQGSVPQMSSAGLNAQIQNKAALPNNLQPTLKGASSVPNLLQQQVPSVGMVPGQGVSTGPTADPEKRKLIQQQLVLLLHAHKCQRRELANGDVRACALPHCRTMKNVLNHMTHCQAGKSCQVAHCASSRQIISHWKNCTRHDCPVCLPLKNASDKRNQQPMLSSPNTGMQAPLGPVGTSQPAAPAMSSGTHIDPSSMQRAYAALGLPYGNQPAPQTQVPGQQPTQTQQQQMRSMSALGTNQMNIGGNGMTDQTNLHTDSSLPSSLSNQMMSDGSNMGMTGNLPTAAPLSMPGMKKPWHEHVTQDLRNHLVHKLVQAIFPTPDPAALKDRRMENLVAYARKVEGDMYESANSRDEYYHFLAEKIYKIQKELEEKRKSRLSKPQMGPQGPQQPGLPQPNAMGPGQAIRPPNGPVPMSNVPNQLMARMQVPQGMGQFNPVTMQNVQMSQSPVGAPRAASPMTHPPQMGMGAVPQRGMSPSRMQQTPAMMGGHPNNMVGQPPNQNQFMNQTPFPTSAGGMNVNVNPAQQSGQTVPQQQPNANLTLNSVGPLGSQSALCSTPPPPSASTPAAAANLQPLQTQPSTPASAGGHVTPTHIPSGLPRPPSVLGSSPAPSQPLTPLQSQPEPSLQMQQPTSVQAQQPSTPLSQMSASVDNRVPTPASVKEAHSQHALPPDYPAAELKTEHQDDEQDYESGKKQPDLKMEDEDVKPPEVKEQPESVETKQEQMETEEKKPEIKTEPKEEELSSTNSTTPSSQSAQSRRKIFKPEELRQALMPTLEALYRQDPESLPFRQPVDPTLLGIPDYFDIVKNPIDLSTIKRKLDTGQYQEPWQYVDDIWLMFNNAWLYNRKTSRVYKYCSKLSEVFEQEIDPVMQSLGYCCGRKYEFSPQTLCCYGKQLCTISRDGTYYSYQNSSPKYGLVADRYHFCEKCFNEIQGDSVTLGDDPAQPQTYVSAAQKALSMISKEQFEKKKNDMLDPEPFVECKDCGRKMHQICVLHYDVIWPSGFICDNCLKKSGKTRKENKFSAKRLQSTRLGSYIEDRVNKYLKRQNHPEAGEVFVRVVASSDKTVEIKPGMKSRFVDSGEMSESFPYRTKALFAFEEIDGVDVCFFGMHVQEYGSECPFPNTRRVYISYLDSIHFFKPRMLRTAVYHEILIGYLEYVKKLGYVTGHIWACPPSEGDDYIFHCHPSDQKIPKPKRLQEWYRKMLDKAFAERILHDYKDIFKQATEDRLTSANELPYFEGDFWPNVLEESIKELEQEEEERKKEENTATVETTEGTQVDSKNAKKKNNKKTNKNKSSMSRANKKKPGMPNVANDLSQKLYATMEKHKEVFFVIHLHAGPMINTLPPIMDPDPLLTCDLMDGRDAFLTLARDKHWEFSSLRRCKWSSMCMLVELHNQGHDRFVYTCNVCKHHVETRWHCTVCEDFDLCINCYNSKGHEHQMVKWGLGLDDDSNNQGGEANKSPQESRRLSIQRCIQSLVHACQCRNANCSLPSCQKMKRVVQHTKGCKRKTNGGCPVCKQLIALCCYHAKHCQENKCPVPFCLNIKHKLRQQQIQQRLQQAQMMRRRMALMQGRGMPSSLPSPTTSGGPGTPNSQQLQQPNTPQTSQPLANQPQQTHPNVAGMVQTFPNQPPTPGPQGKPGPQSSPLPQQQSPLPMPPQQQPQPSPQQQQALKVAKQIEMMTKVQQQQQQQQQQQDYRMNMNVNGMPMNQPRMMTPMQMMAPRGPQMVQNMQPGQWPAGMQGSMQNPQAPPPQQVPPQQMAMAPQQSQVAQTPQQAQMMQRAMMQQQQQPRQMQSVMPPQQAQPQAPQQQGMQQRGLTSSIAPGALQDLLRTLKSPSSPQQQQQVLNILKSNPHLMAAFIKQRTAKYQASQPQQQNPQAMLAGQPGMQNMAAMQTGPVQRPVMPPQQPQPAATQAMGALGSQGQMMNAAHNGNQQLFRRQLMRMQQQQQQQGAMPPGQGRFPQPQGPASYSQIRMQQQMSMQGGTGPMGQMPPMAQMGQTGMSMDAQQNMLQQRMMQQQQQQQQQQQMLKQQMGSPAQAASMSPQPHMLAGQPQGAHLSGQAMANVLGNQVRSPAPVQSPRPPSQQPPHSSPSPRMQPLPSPQHAALHSGVSHPSLAGPMSGPMDQAHLCTPEQNAMLPQLNTPNRGGLTNDLSMVGDTTGDTLEKFVEGL